The DNA sequence GCTTAATTATCTAGTTATAATTTATATATGAGCTTATTAATTAGCTTTAATTGAAGATGAAAATTGATTAAATTAAAGGCTAGAGAAGGGGATTTTCTTTTAACAACAGACAAATTGTTTTTTGATGTTAAAGGTTATGTACATCCACCTGACCGAATAATAAGTTTTATTCGTTATTATCCAAGTAGAAAAGGAGAAAGAGTTCTTAATGGAGAAAAATATAAAAGAATTTATGATTTAAAAAAAAGGTTTAAACTCCTTAAAAGAAAGTATCCAGTTTACATCTATTATGATGATGTTTTTCACTCCATAATGCAAAGCGTTCCAATAAATATGGTTAAAAAACTTTATGAGCCGAAAGAAAAAGTTAAGGAATTAATGACTGAAAAAAACAAATCTAAAATTGAAGATGAAGCTTTAAATTTAATTCAAATTTTAACTAAAGAAGCTAATCAAGAGATAAATAGATTTGGAGTAACAGGTTCTATATTAATAAATTTGTTTACAAAGCATTCTGACTTAGATGTGGTTGTTTATGGAATTAAAGCATCTAAAAAGGTGTATGAAGCTTTAAAAAAATTAATTCAAGAAAGAAAAGATTTTAATTCATATAGTAAAAATGAGCTTTACGAAATTTATTTAGCTAGAGGAATGGAAAAAACAGTAAACTTTAAAGATTTTTATGAAAATGAAAAAACCAAAGTTCTTCAAGGAAAATTTCATGAAAAAAACTATTTTATAAGATGCGTTAAAGACTGGAATGAAGTGAAAGAGTTTTATGGAGATAAGATTTATTATCCAATTGGATTAAGCAAAATTAAAGCTACAGTAATTGATAACGAAGAAAGTATTTTAACACCTTGTAAATATGAAGTTTCTAATGTTAAAATCTTATCTGGAAAAAAAGCATTAATAAAGGAGATTGTATCTTTTAGAGGGAGATTCTGCGAGATGGCTTCTATTGGAGATGAAATAATTGCTAAAGGTAAACTTGAAAAAGTAATAGATGTGAAAAGCAATAACCAGTACTATAGGATAATTTTAGGAGAAAATTCTAGTGACTTCTTAATTGTTAAGGGGAAAAAATTTGAGAGAATTTAGAGATAGAGATTACATTAGAACTTTTGATGAATTATATTTTACAGTTTTAGGAGATGTACACCCAAAAGATAAGGTTATAGCTTACTTAAAGTATGCACCGTCAAGGAAAGGTTTATGGGGAAAACCTCCTAACCTTTATAATAGACCAATTAAAGAGTATACAATTCATAACGTAAAAAAAATGATGAATTTCTTAAAAAAGAATTATCCGCATTATATTTATAAAATTTTTAACAATCTAGAATTTTCAGCAGTACCATATGAAAATGTAATGATTCATTATAAACCTGAAGAAAAACTTCAGCAATTAATAAAGTTAAATGTTAAGGATGAGCTTCAAGAAAAAGCTGTTGAACTAGCTTTAATTTTATCTAAGGAAAGTAAAGTAAAAATTGAAAATTTTGGAGTAACAGGTTCTATATTAATTGATTTGCATAAACTAAATTTTTCCGACATAGATTTAACAGTTTATGGAAGAGAAAATAGTTTAGCTGTTAAGAAAACTTTAAAAAATCTTTATTCTACTGAAAGTGAAGTGCAAAAATTTTCCCTTAAAGATTTTAAAGAATGGTATAAGTTAAAAGGTCATCTTTACCCATTAACAGTTAAGGAGGCATTAACCCTCTTTGAAAAAGCTTGGAATAAAGGAAAATTTAAAAATGTTCCATTTTCAATTCATCCTGTTAAAATTGAAAGCGAAAAAGATTATAATTATTATGAAAAACAATATTCTCCAGTATCTATAGTTACATGTAAAGCAAAAGTTATTGATGATTCAGAATCATTTTTTATGCCTGGAAAATACAAGGTTGAATGTAAATTAAAGAGTATAGAGGTAAGTGAGATTATAACTTTTGAAGGATTTTACGCTGGAATAGCTGAAGAAGGTGAAGAAATTTTAGTTAAAGGGAAATTAGAAAAAGTAGAAGATAAAAATAGAGGTGAAATCTACTTTAGAATCGTTGTAGGTTCACTTGAAGCTAAAGGGAAAGATTACATAAAGATTATTTAAGGATTAGATTCTAAAGCTTCT is a window from the Candidatus Bathyarchaeota archaeon genome containing:
- a CDS encoding nucleotidyltransferase domain-containing protein — translated: MIKLKAREGDFLLTTDKLFFDVKGYVHPPDRIISFIRYYPSRKGERVLNGEKYKRIYDLKKRFKLLKRKYPVYIYYDDVFHSIMQSVPINMVKKLYEPKEKVKELMTEKNKSKIEDEALNLIQILTKEANQEINRFGVTGSILINLFTKHSDLDVVVYGIKASKKVYEALKKLIQERKDFNSYSKNELYEIYLARGMEKTVNFKDFYENEKTKVLQGKFHEKNYFIRCVKDWNEVKEFYGDKIYYPIGLSKIKATVIDNEESILTPCKYEVSNVKILSGKKALIKEIVSFRGRFCEMASIGDEIIAKGKLEKVIDVKSNNQYYRIILGENSSDFLIVKGKKFERI